A single genomic interval of Adhaeribacter pallidiroseus harbors:
- a CDS encoding polysaccharide pyruvyl transferase family protein: MEHTKKDILKIGVLTFHRCINYGSYWQARCLTEGLQARGHQVEILDHDSDRVNQAEWTCAFQPVLPTHVPKSDYPQYREKILKFFQIFKTMPLSRRFQLDNPAEMDNYDVVVVGSDEVWNLSHPWFGGCSIFYGDNVRAKRLISYAASFGNYDATWGMDPTWAEKLRNFDQISVRDANSQEIVNNALGFEPEMVLDPCLQFPVTPDDRSLSNLPKSYLAVYGHNFSESFAREIQNYARTKNLPLISIGYRNDFADEQWLTADPHDFAHFMAKAEAVATNFFHGCVFALRNARPFVCETTPYRRYKLQGLMAKIGGEKHLILEGTTSEVFEARLSKPLNPEITERINLLRQSSQAYLDRALSTKQLQPA; this comes from the coding sequence TTGGAGCATACAAAAAAAGATATTTTAAAAATCGGCGTGCTTACTTTTCACCGCTGCATTAATTACGGAAGCTACTGGCAAGCGCGTTGTTTAACCGAAGGTTTACAGGCCCGCGGCCACCAGGTAGAAATTCTGGACCACGATTCCGATAGAGTAAACCAGGCCGAGTGGACCTGCGCTTTTCAGCCGGTATTGCCGACGCACGTACCTAAATCAGATTACCCCCAGTACCGCGAGAAAATTTTAAAATTTTTTCAGATTTTTAAAACCATGCCCTTGTCGCGGCGCTTTCAGCTGGATAACCCGGCCGAAATGGATAACTACGATGTAGTAGTGGTGGGCAGCGACGAGGTTTGGAATTTATCGCACCCGTGGTTTGGCGGCTGTTCTATTTTTTACGGCGATAACGTACGAGCTAAGCGGTTGATTTCCTACGCCGCTAGTTTTGGTAATTACGACGCTACCTGGGGCATGGACCCCACCTGGGCCGAAAAGTTGCGCAACTTCGATCAAATTTCGGTGCGCGATGCCAACTCGCAGGAAATAGTAAATAATGCCTTAGGCTTTGAGCCCGAAATGGTGCTGGACCCTTGCCTGCAATTCCCAGTAACGCCCGATGATCGCAGTTTAAGTAATCTGCCAAAGTCGTACCTGGCCGTTTACGGGCATAATTTTTCCGAGTCTTTCGCCCGCGAAATTCAGAACTATGCCCGAACCAAAAACTTACCGCTCATCAGCATTGGGTACCGCAACGATTTTGCTGACGAACAATGGCTCACTGCCGACCCGCACGATTTCGCGCATTTTATGGCAAAAGCCGAAGCGGTAGCCACTAACTTTTTCCACGGTTGTGTTTTTGCTTTGCGCAACGCCCGTCCTTTTGTCTGCGAAACTACGCCTTACCGCCGCTATAAACTGCAAGGTTTAATGGCCAAAATCGGTGGTGAAAAACATCTAATTTTAGAAGGAACAACTTCTGAGGTTTTTGAAGCCCGTTTAAGCAAGCCTTTAAACCCCGAAATTACCGAAAGAATAAATTTGCTGCGGCAATCATCCCAAGCGTACCTGGACCGGGCGTTGAGTACTAAACAATTACAACCCGCATGA
- a CDS encoding histidine phosphatase family protein, translated as MINLLLIRHALTDSVGKRLSGRLPGVPLNATGRQQAQELALRLTHVPLAAIYSSPLERAVETAEPVAQSHQLETLISEDFLEINFGDWTNASFEELQTNPTFKNFNTFRSNTRIPGGEMMLEAQTRVITGIEKLYQKHHQQTIAIVSHSDLIKAALAYYAGIHLDLFQRVEISPASVSVVQIFPETAKILVINDTGEIQL; from the coding sequence ATGATTAACCTTCTCCTTATTCGTCACGCCCTTACCGACTCGGTAGGCAAGCGCCTTTCGGGCCGTTTGCCCGGTGTTCCTTTAAACGCGACCGGCCGCCAACAAGCCCAGGAATTAGCTTTGCGGCTCACCCACGTACCACTTGCGGCTATTTACAGCAGCCCCCTGGAACGCGCCGTGGAAACGGCCGAACCAGTAGCGCAATCGCACCAATTAGAAACCCTAATTTCGGAAGATTTTTTAGAAATAAATTTTGGCGATTGGACCAACGCTAGCTTCGAGGAGTTACAAACCAATCCGACATTTAAAAACTTTAATACTTTCCGGAGTAATACGCGCATACCCGGCGGCGAAATGATGCTGGAAGCCCAAACCCGCGTAATTACCGGCATTGAGAAATTATATCAGAAACACCATCAACAAACCATTGCCATTGTGAGCCATTCCGATTTAATAAAAGCGGCGCTGGCTTATTACGCCGGCATTCACCTGGATCTGTTTCAGCGCGTGGAGATTAGTCCGGCTTCGGTAAGCGTAGTTCAAATTTTTCCGGAAACGGCTAAGATTTTAGTTATAAACGATACCGGCGAAATCCAGCTTTAA
- a CDS encoding TonB-dependent receptor — MIKKSLFQILFLLLVGSVYGQTTDSMRTHALAGVTITTYQEKPAQQTALLITTLALDSLSKFGNYNLTDLIARTPGVTMLSTGVAIAKPVIRGLYGNRVVVLLSGLKFDNQQWQEEHGLGLSDMGLQKVELVKGPLSVLYGTEAMGGVINLIEENAPANGIRESEVALRVNSNTGGGLLQGGYKVNNGDNWFRVRVGVENNADYQDGHHQRVLNSRFDGYYLKSTYGFRKKNWVSTNNLMSSFNRFGFIFNDVYTFIQPDKRWSRHLNENPAHLVLLNTISSDNDIFLNNSKLNVNVGVQSNKRLENEGGGAISLNMHLLTVQYLLKWEKELSAKTKLILSNLGSLEDNTNYGARKIVPDARMQESNVSGYLETNWHQKVIWENGLGVGQKYIKTYFTASVNGPDKEIHPFSKFSPYYNAFTGLSLLPTTNLHFKLNASTGVRIPNLAELSSDGLHEGVFTYEIGNPDLKNEQNLAFNGHAELNTQAVTFWVSPFYNHFFNFISLNPTTEEWFGFPVYRYQQQNVNQYGGEAALQIKASPKLSVGSTVSGMISKTKAGDYTPFIPATKITPNLHYTFELPQNRALQVFTTVDYNFKQSKVAPYEIATPAYNLWNAGFSTVISQQQGTWQFTLTGNNLLNRAYYDHLSRFKYFGLLNMGRNITFQLKYTLTNKLNKL, encoded by the coding sequence GTGATTAAAAAAAGCCTGTTTCAAATTTTATTTTTATTGTTGGTAGGTAGCGTTTACGGGCAAACAACCGATAGTATGCGCACGCACGCCTTAGCGGGTGTAACCATAACGACTTACCAAGAAAAACCAGCCCAACAAACGGCTTTGCTTATTACTACTTTGGCCCTGGATAGTTTAAGTAAATTCGGCAACTACAACCTCACCGACTTAATAGCCCGTACCCCGGGCGTAACGATGTTGAGCACGGGCGTAGCCATTGCCAAGCCGGTTATCCGGGGATTGTACGGGAACCGCGTGGTGGTGTTGCTTTCCGGGTTAAAGTTTGATAACCAGCAATGGCAGGAAGAACACGGATTAGGGCTGTCGGATATGGGATTACAAAAAGTGGAACTCGTGAAAGGGCCCTTATCGGTGTTGTATGGCACGGAAGCCATGGGCGGCGTGATTAATTTAATCGAAGAAAATGCACCGGCCAACGGTATCCGCGAAAGCGAAGTAGCCTTACGGGTAAACAGCAATACGGGCGGTGGGTTGCTGCAAGGCGGCTACAAGGTTAACAATGGAGACAACTGGTTCCGGGTGCGGGTAGGTGTCGAGAACAACGCCGATTACCAGGACGGCCATCACCAGCGCGTGTTAAACAGCCGGTTCGACGGCTATTACCTGAAATCTACGTACGGTTTCCGGAAGAAAAACTGGGTTTCGACGAATAATCTGATGAGCTCTTTTAACCGTTTTGGCTTTATTTTTAACGATGTATACACCTTTATTCAGCCGGACAAACGCTGGAGCCGGCATCTGAATGAAAATCCGGCGCATTTAGTTTTACTCAATACCATTTCCTCGGACAACGATATTTTTTTAAATAATTCCAAACTAAACGTAAATGTGGGGGTGCAATCCAATAAACGGCTGGAGAACGAAGGGGGCGGCGCCATTAGCTTAAACATGCATTTGCTTACGGTGCAATACCTTCTTAAATGGGAAAAAGAATTATCTGCTAAAACTAAGCTGATTCTTTCTAACTTAGGTTCCCTGGAAGATAATACCAATTACGGGGCCCGGAAGATTGTGCCGGATGCCCGGATGCAGGAAAGTAATGTATCGGGGTACCTGGAAACCAACTGGCACCAAAAAGTAATTTGGGAAAACGGCCTGGGCGTTGGGCAGAAATACATCAAAACGTATTTCACGGCATCGGTGAATGGCCCCGACAAAGAAATCCACCCTTTTTCTAAATTTTCGCCGTATTACAATGCTTTTACCGGTTTAAGTTTGCTGCCCACCACTAATCTGCATTTTAAATTAAACGCCAGTACCGGGGTACGTATTCCTAACCTGGCCGAGCTTTCGTCGGATGGTTTACACGAAGGCGTTTTTACTTACGAGATTGGCAATCCGGATTTAAAAAATGAGCAAAATTTAGCCTTTAACGGCCACGCCGAGTTAAATACGCAAGCGGTTACTTTTTGGGTGAGCCCGTTTTACAACCATTTTTTTAATTTTATTTCCTTAAACCCAACTACCGAAGAATGGTTTGGGTTTCCGGTGTACCGCTACCAACAGCAAAATGTAAATCAATACGGCGGGGAAGCAGCGTTGCAAATAAAAGCTTCTCCTAAACTCTCGGTGGGTTCCACGGTTTCCGGTATGATCAGTAAAACCAAGGCAGGGGATTACACGCCCTTTATTCCGGCCACTAAAATAACGCCTAATCTGCATTATACCTTTGAGCTGCCGCAAAACCGCGCTTTGCAGGTATTTACCACCGTAGATTATAACTTTAAGCAAAGCAAAGTGGCGCCTTACGAAATTGCTACTCCGGCCTATAATTTATGGAATGCCGGTTTTAGTACGGTAATTTCACAGCAACAAGGCACCTGGCAATTCACGCTTACCGGTAATAATTTACTAAACCGGGCTTACTACGATCATTTGTCGCGGTTTAAGTATTTTGGTTTGCTAAATATGGGCCGTAACATTACTTTTCAGCTGAAATACACTTTAACCAATAAATTAAATAAGCTATGA